Genomic window (Saccharothrix australiensis):
GGGAAGCGGCGGCGATCGTGGCGCGGGAGATCGCGCACGACGCGGCCGTGCCCCGCCACGTCCGACGGCGTGCGGCTCGCGACCTCGCCAGATGGAGTGAACTGTGCCGGGCGGAGGCCCGCGACCTGCTGGTGGCGCTGCGCGACTGACCCGACGCCCCTGACTGCCGGTCCCGAGCCCCAACGCCGTCGCGAGGTCCGCATCGACCCCCGACCCTGGCTCGGCTCCGCCGGGCAGGCCCCGCCCGGATCAGGTCGGCTCGCCGATCGCGCCACCGATCGCGCCGCCCACCGCGCCGCCGTCGGGCTGCCCGAGCACTTCCGCCATGAACCGCACCAGCCACGCCTGCGCGGGCCCCCGCGCGTGCGCGTGCCGGGCGTAGATCGACACCTGCGCGGGCTCGATGTCGAGCGGCAGCTCCAGCAGCCGCACGTGGTGGTGCTCGGCCGCGAACACCTCGGCCACCATGCGCGGCACCATCGCGAACAGGTCGCCGTGCCGCACCAGGTACGGCAGCGAGGTGAACCGGGTCGTCTCCACCGCCACGCGGTGCAGCAGGCCGTGCGCCTCCAGCGCCCGGCGCGGACCGTCGTGGCCGGTGGGCCCGAACACCGCCACGTGCCGCTCGGCGGCCAGCTCCGCCAGGCCGACGCGGTCGCCGCGCAGCCGGGGGTGGTCCGCCGCGACCATGCCGACGTAGCCCTCGGCGAACAGCGGGATGCGGGCCACCCGCGGCGTGCTGAGCACCGGCGACGCGATGAACGCGTCGATCTCGCCGCGGCCGAGCTGGTCGGCGGCGTTGACCACGTCCAGCGGCCGGACGGTGAGCGTGACGCCGGGCGCGCGCGCCGGCAGCGCCGCCACCAGCCGCGGCAGCAGCGACACCTCGCCCAGGTCGGACAGGGACAGCGTGAACGTGGCGCGCGCCGTCGCCGGGTCGAACGACCACGCGCCGCTGACCGCCGCCTCGATGCCCGCGAGCGCCCCGTGCAGCGGCTCGTACAGCGCCTGCGCGGTCGCCGTCGGCACCAGGCCGCCCTTCGCCCGCCGGAACAGCTCGTCGCTGAACCGGCGGCGCAGCTTCTGGAGGCTGTAGCTGACCGTGGGCTGCGTCAGGTGCATCGCCTCGGCGGTCGCGGTGACGCTGCGCGTCTCGTACAGCAGGACGAACGTGCGCACGAGGTTCAGGTCGAAATCCCGCACCATAGATCCCATCGATATAGCTAGGTCCGAACATTTATTGGAACACAGTCGCCAGGCTTCTTATGGTCTGGGCCACAAACCCCGCGAGGAGGAAGCCCGCCCATGCCGACCGTCCGCCGGATCACCCACCGGTTCCTCGAACGCCGTGGCCTGACCACGATCTTCGGCAACCCCGGCTCCAACGAGCTGCCGTTCCTGGCCGAACTGCCCGAGTCGTTCCGCTACGTCCTCGGCCTGCACGAGGGCGTCGTGATGGGCATGGCCGACGGCTACGCGCAGGCCACCGGCCGCCCGGTGCTGGTCAACCTGCACGCCGCCGCCGGGTCCGGCAACGCGATGGGCGCGCTGACCAACGCCGTGTACTCGCGGTCGCCGCTGGTGCTCACCGCCGGGCAGCAGGTGCGGTCCGCGATCGGGCTGGAGGCGATGCTGGCCAACGTCGACGCCGCGCACCTGATGCGGCCCCTGGTGGGGTGGTCCGGCGAGCCGAGCTGCGCGGCGGACGTGCCGCGGTCGCTCGCGCAGGCCGTGTTCGAGGCCGAGTACCACCGCCGGCCCACCTACCTGTCCGTGCCCTACGACGACTGGTCGCAGGAGCTGGCCGAGGACGCCGAGGTGGTCCTGGACCGCGAGGTGCGGCGTGGGTCCGCGCCCGGCGAGCAGCAGCTCGCGGACCTGGTCGAGCAGGTCGCCGCCGCGCGCGCCCCGGCCCTGGTGCTGGGCGGCGACATCGACGCGGCCGGGCTGTTCGACCGGGCCGTGGCGCTGGCCGAGCACCTCGCGCTGCCGACGTGGGTCGCGCCCTCGCCGCACCGCCTGCCGTTCCCGAACCGGCACCGGCTGTTCCGGGGCGTGCTGCCCGCCGGCATCGCCTCGGTGTCCGACGCGCTCGCCGGGCACGACCTGATCCTGGTGCTCGGCGCGCCGGTGTTCCGCTACCACCAGCACGTGCCGGGCCCCTACCTGCCCGCGGGCAGCCGCCTGGTGCAGGTGACCGACGACGCGGGCGCGGCGACCCGCGCGCCGATGGGCGAGGCGCTGGTCGCCGACCCGGGCGCGGTCGTGGAGGCGCTGCTGGCGCGGACCGCCGCGCGCGGCGGCGACACCGGTTTCGAGCCCAACCCGGAACCGGAGACCGCGCCGGACGCGCTGCACCCCGAGGAGGTCTTCGCCGCGCTGCGCGACACCCAGCCCGCCGACACGACCTACGTCGTGGAGTCGACGTCGACCAACGCGGCCTGGTGGCGGCAGATGGACCTGCGGCAGGGCGGCTCGTACTTCTTCCCGGCCTCGGGCGGGCTCGGGTTCGGGCTGCCCGCCGCCGTCGGCATGGCCCTGGGCCGGCCCGAGCGCCCGGTGGTGGCCGTGGTCGGCGACGGCTCGGCCAACTACGGCATCACCGCGCTGTGGACCGCCGCCCAGCACCGCGTGCCGGTCACCTTCGTCATCCTGCGCAACGGCACCTACGGCGCGCTGCGGTGGTTCGGCGGGCTGCTCGGCACGCCGGACGTGCCCGGCACCGAGATCCCCGGCCTGGACTTCACCCGCATCGCCGAGGGCTACGGGGTGCCCGCGACCGCCGTGACCGGGGTCGACGAGCTGCGCGCGCAGCTCAAGGCCACCACTGAGGGCCCCCGGCTGATCCAGGTCGACACCCACCTGACCACCCCGCACTGACCCCGTCCCGAACCGACCCCGTCCCGACCGCTCCTCCGGACCAGGACCCCGATTCCGGTTCCGGCTCCGGACGAGCGCACCCACCCCCCTCACATCCCCCCTGGTGGTGACCCGGCCGGCGCCCGGCCACCGGAAGGAGCACGGCAATGACGACGTCTCCAACCCGCTCGACCTGGACGGCGGTGTTCTGCTGGCTGACCGTCCTGCTGGAGGGTTACGACCTGGTCGCGTTCGGCGCGACCATCCCGACCCTGCTCAAGACCGGCCACCTCGGCTTCACCCCGGCCGGCGCGACCCTGGTGGCCACGGTGTCGCTGATCGGCGTCGCGGTCGGCGCGGCGGTGCTGAGCCCCCTGACCGACCGGTTCGGCCGCCGCAAGCTGCTCATCGGCTCGGTGCTGCTGTTCTCGGTGTTCACGCTCGTGATCCCCCTGTCCCCGAGCGTGGGCGTGTTCGCGGCGTTCCGGTTCATCGCGGGCCTCGGCCTGGGCGCGTGCATGCCGGTGGCGCTGACCGTGATGTCGGAGAACCTGCCCGCCCGCAGGCGGGCCAGCGCGAGCACGTTCACCATGACCGGCTACCACGTCGGCGCGGTCCTGATGACGCTGCTCGCGCTCGCGGCCCAGGAGGACTGGCACCTGCTGTTCTACGGCGGCGGCGTCGCGGGGCTGGCCGTCGTGCCGCTGATGTGGTGGCGGCTGCCGGAGTCCTCGGCGTTCCTGGCCGTCCGCGACCGGGTGGAGCGCCCCTCGCCGCGCGTCCTGCTCACCCCGAGGTTCCGGCGGACCAGCGTCGCCGTGTGGGTCGGCTCGTTCATGGGGCTGCTGCTGGTCTACGGCCTGAACACGTGGCTGCCGCAGCTCATGCGCACGGCGGGCTACCCGATCTCGACGGCGATCACCCTGCTGCTGGTGCTCAACGTGGGCGCGGTGATCGGCCTGCTGGCCGCCGGCCTCATCGCCGACCGGTACGGCATCAAGCCCATCGCGGTGCTGTGGTTCGGCTCGGCGGCGGTGCTGCTGGCGGCGCTGAGCCTGCGCGTGGACAGCGGTGTCCTGCTCAACCTGATGGTGCTGTTCACCGGCGTGTTCGTGTTCTCGGCGCAGGTGCTGATCTACGGGTACGTGGCGCAGGCGTTCCCGGCGCAGGTGCGCGGCACGGCGCTGGGCTTCACCTCGGCGGTGGGCCGGCTCGGGTCGATCCTCGGCCCGTTCGTCACGGGCGCGCTGGTCACGGCGGGCATCGCCTACCCGTGGGGCTTCTGGTTCTTCGCGGCGGTGGCGGTGCTGGGCCTCGGGGCGGTGCTGCTGCTCACGCGCACCCCGGCCGCGCACCCCGAGGAGGCGACGGTCTGACCGCCCGGTCCCGGCTGCCCCACCGAGGCGGGACAGCCGGGACCGCTCAGCCGAACCCGCGCAGCCGGGACCGCTCAGTCGACGTGCAAAGCCGGCGCGCACAGTCGAGGCCGGGCAGCCGACGCCGCTCAGCCGGTGTCGGGCAGGCGGCCCCGGAGCAGCCACGCGTCGAAGAACGGACCGAGCGGCGCGACGCTGTGCCACTGGGCGAGCGACGTGAAGTCGGCCGTCGTCGCGGTGCCGTGGCGGTGCACCCTGGTCCAGTCGCGGAGCACGGTGAAGAACGCCTGGTCGCCCAGGCGGTCCCGCAGTGCGTGCAGGGTGAGCGCCCCGCGCTGGTAGACCCGGTCGTCGAACAGGCCGGCCTCGCCGGGGTCGCCGACCAGCAGGTCCTGCGGCAGGCGGGCCAGCCGGGCGCGGGCGCGGGCCGCGTGCACCGCCGCGGGCGGACCGCCCGAGTGCTCCGACCACAGCCACTCGGCGTAGCAGGCGAACCCCTCGTTCAGCCAGATGTCGCGCCAGTCGGCCAGCCCGACGCTGTTGCCGAACCACTGGTGCGCCAGCTCGTGCGCCACCAGCCGCTCGAACCCCCGCCGCCCGTCCACGTGGTTCGACCCGAACACCGACAGGCCCTGCGCCTCGACCGGTACCTCCAGCTCGTCGTCGGTCACCACCACGTGGTACTCGCGGAACGGGTAGGGCCCGAACAGCTCCTCGAACACCGCCAGCATCCGGGGCTGCCTGCCGAAGTCGTGCGCCGCCGCGGCGCGCAGCCGCGCGGGCGCGAGCACGTCCTGGCCGGGCGCGAGGGGCAGCCGCTCGTACTGCCCGATCTGCACCGACGCCAGGTACGCGGCCATCGGCTCGGCCTGCTCGTACACCCAGGTCGTGGTGCTGCTCCCGGTCCGCCGGTCGACCAGCACCCCGTTGGCCACCACCGCGTACGGCGTCGCCGTGGTCACCGAGATGCGGTAGGTCGCCTTGTCCCGCACCAGGTCGTTGCACGGGAACCACGACGGCGCGCCGATCGGCTGCCCCGCCACCAGCGCGCCGTCCGCGAGCGGCTCCCACCCCAGGTCGCCCCAGTGCGGTGTCCGCACCGGCTGCGGGGCGCCCGCGTAGCGCACCTCCACCACGCACCGCCCGCCGGACCGCCGGCGCAGCCGCAGCTTGCCGTCGCCGTGCGCGTACCGGACGGGCTTGCCGTCGACGAGGACCTTGCCGAGGGTGAACCGGCCGAGGTCCAGCGCCACCGGGCCGTCGGCCTCGACCCACAGCCGCGCGCGACCGGCGAGCCTGCCGGTCAGCGGCTTGTAGTCCAGTTCGAGGTCGTAGTGCTCGACCCGCACGCCGGGGTCGCCGTGCCGCGCCAGGTGACCGGTCATCGCCAGGCGGAGATCGGGTTGCCGAGCCAGCGGCTGCCGGCCGGGACCTCCTCGCCGCGCATCACCAGCGAGGCGGGCCCCACCGTGGTGTGCGCGCCGACCGTCGCGCCGGGCAGCACGATCCCGTGCGGTCCGAGCGTCGCGCCGTCCGCCAGGGTCACCTGGTCCATGCGGAGGATGCGGTCGTGGAACAGGTGCGTCTGCACCACGCACCCCCGGTTCACCGTCGCGCCGTCACCCAGCGTGACCAGGTCGGA
Coding sequences:
- a CDS encoding LysR family transcriptional regulator, producing MVRDFDLNLVRTFVLLYETRSVTATAEAMHLTQPTVSYSLQKLRRRFSDELFRRAKGGLVPTATAQALYEPLHGALAGIEAAVSGAWSFDPATARATFTLSLSDLGEVSLLPRLVAALPARAPGVTLTVRPLDVVNAADQLGRGEIDAFIASPVLSTPRVARIPLFAEGYVGMVAADHPRLRGDRVGLAELAAERHVAVFGPTGHDGPRRALEAHGLLHRVAVETTRFTSLPYLVRHGDLFAMVPRMVAEVFAAEHHHVRLLELPLDIEPAQVSIYARHAHARGPAQAWLVRFMAEVLGQPDGGAVGGAIGGAIGEPT
- the mdlC gene encoding benzoylformate decarboxylase encodes the protein MPTVRRITHRFLERRGLTTIFGNPGSNELPFLAELPESFRYVLGLHEGVVMGMADGYAQATGRPVLVNLHAAAGSGNAMGALTNAVYSRSPLVLTAGQQVRSAIGLEAMLANVDAAHLMRPLVGWSGEPSCAADVPRSLAQAVFEAEYHRRPTYLSVPYDDWSQELAEDAEVVLDREVRRGSAPGEQQLADLVEQVAAARAPALVLGGDIDAAGLFDRAVALAEHLALPTWVAPSPHRLPFPNRHRLFRGVLPAGIASVSDALAGHDLILVLGAPVFRYHQHVPGPYLPAGSRLVQVTDDAGAATRAPMGEALVADPGAVVEALLARTAARGGDTGFEPNPEPETAPDALHPEEVFAALRDTQPADTTYVVESTSTNAAWWRQMDLRQGGSYFFPASGGLGFGLPAAVGMALGRPERPVVAVVGDGSANYGITALWTAAQHRVPVTFVILRNGTYGALRWFGGLLGTPDVPGTEIPGLDFTRIAEGYGVPATAVTGVDELRAQLKATTEGPRLIQVDTHLTTPH
- a CDS encoding MFS transporter, with amino-acid sequence MTTSPTRSTWTAVFCWLTVLLEGYDLVAFGATIPTLLKTGHLGFTPAGATLVATVSLIGVAVGAAVLSPLTDRFGRRKLLIGSVLLFSVFTLVIPLSPSVGVFAAFRFIAGLGLGACMPVALTVMSENLPARRRASASTFTMTGYHVGAVLMTLLALAAQEDWHLLFYGGGVAGLAVVPLMWWRLPESSAFLAVRDRVERPSPRVLLTPRFRRTSVAVWVGSFMGLLLVYGLNTWLPQLMRTAGYPISTAITLLLVLNVGAVIGLLAAGLIADRYGIKPIAVLWFGSAAVLLAALSLRVDSGVLLNLMVLFTGVFVFSAQVLIYGYVAQAFPAQVRGTALGFTSAVGRLGSILGPFVTGALVTAGIAYPWGFWFFAAVAVLGLGAVLLLTRTPAAHPEEATV
- a CDS encoding M1 family metallopeptidase produces the protein MTGHLARHGDPGVRVEHYDLELDYKPLTGRLAGRARLWVEADGPVALDLGRFTLGKVLVDGKPVRYAHGDGKLRLRRRSGGRCVVEVRYAGAPQPVRTPHWGDLGWEPLADGALVAGQPIGAPSWFPCNDLVRDKATYRISVTTATPYAVVANGVLVDRRTGSSTTTWVYEQAEPMAAYLASVQIGQYERLPLAPGQDVLAPARLRAAAAHDFGRQPRMLAVFEELFGPYPFREYHVVVTDDELEVPVEAQGLSVFGSNHVDGRRGFERLVAHELAHQWFGNSVGLADWRDIWLNEGFACYAEWLWSEHSGGPPAAVHAARARARLARLPQDLLVGDPGEAGLFDDRVYQRGALTLHALRDRLGDQAFFTVLRDWTRVHRHGTATTADFTSLAQWHSVAPLGPFFDAWLLRGRLPDTG